The proteins below are encoded in one region of Maribacter aestuarii:
- a CDS encoding competence/damage-inducible protein A: protein MLAEIITIGDEILIGQIVDTNSAFIAKELNKIGISVYQITSVQDEREHILKALAEAKSRVDIVLVTGGLGPTKDDITKHTFCEFFNDELVENTEVLAHIEFLFAKYISTPISDLNRKQAFVPSKSIVLHNAHGTAPGMWIHEEDTTFISMPGVPFEMKNLLIKEVVPKLMEFYERPYIIHKTLVTYGLGESAIAQKIEKWEEALPSFVRLAYLPNLGRVRLRLTAKGTDYDKLAMAIEVESQKLVPLIGDILFGTEDEETIEEVIAKLLTKKHLTLATAESFTGGKIAERITAIPGASSYFKGSIVSYATQVKLDVLKVSKGSVEKYSVVSKEVAMEMAVGVKKLLKTDFAIATTGNAGPTKGDSDADVGTVFIGIASPKGVFAERYSMGNHRERIVQKSVNKAFELLQKEILKM from the coding sequence ATGCTCGCAGAAATCATTACTATCGGCGATGAGATTCTCATTGGTCAAATCGTAGATACAAACTCCGCATTTATTGCCAAAGAACTTAATAAGATAGGCATATCCGTCTATCAGATAACCTCTGTACAGGATGAACGTGAGCATATCCTAAAAGCTTTGGCAGAGGCCAAATCCAGAGTAGACATCGTGCTGGTTACTGGAGGATTGGGACCTACGAAAGACGATATTACCAAACATACGTTTTGTGAGTTTTTCAATGATGAACTCGTTGAGAATACAGAAGTATTGGCGCATATAGAGTTTCTTTTTGCCAAGTATATTTCTACACCAATTTCTGACCTTAATAGAAAGCAGGCTTTTGTTCCCAGTAAGTCAATAGTGCTACACAATGCTCATGGTACTGCCCCAGGGATGTGGATTCACGAAGAAGATACCACCTTTATTTCTATGCCTGGCGTGCCTTTTGAGATGAAAAATCTATTGATTAAAGAGGTCGTACCTAAGCTTATGGAGTTTTACGAGCGACCTTACATCATACACAAAACGCTCGTAACCTACGGTTTAGGTGAAAGTGCTATAGCGCAAAAAATAGAAAAATGGGAAGAAGCCCTTCCGAGTTTCGTAAGGCTTGCTTATTTGCCCAATCTTGGTAGGGTTCGTTTACGATTAACGGCAAAAGGAACGGATTACGACAAATTGGCAATGGCGATAGAGGTAGAATCCCAAAAACTGGTGCCCTTGATAGGGGATATCTTGTTCGGTACTGAAGACGAGGAAACTATAGAAGAGGTAATTGCCAAGTTGCTTACAAAAAAGCATTTGACCTTGGCCACGGCAGAGAGTTTTACCGGAGGTAAAATAGCGGAACGTATTACGGCCATACCGGGAGCATCTTCCTATTTTAAAGGTAGTATAGTTAGCTATGCAACCCAGGTCAAATTAGATGTATTGAAGGTTTCCAAGGGCTCCGTAGAGAAATATTCCGTGGTAAGTAAGGAAGTAGCCATGGAGATGGCCGTAGGGGTCAAAAAACTATTGAAAACTGATTTTGCCATCGCAACCACAGGAAATGCTGGACCAACAAAAGGCGATTCGGATGCGGATGTGGGTACGGTTTTTATCGGGATTGCCTCTCCCAAAGGAGTTTTTGCCGAAAGATATAGTATGGGAAATCATAGGGAAAGAATTGTTCAAAAGTCGGTAAACAAGGCGTTTGAGCTACTTCAAAAAGAAATTTTAAAAATGTGA
- a CDS encoding Hpt domain-containing protein — MPEDLEALEIALQEKNYDQVYKLAHKIKPNVDLLGMEQTRAAALEIETLGKSEANMADIERIFPALKADIHQVVGELKTDFNL, encoded by the coding sequence GTGCCTGAAGATTTGGAAGCATTGGAAATTGCCCTGCAGGAGAAAAACTACGACCAAGTTTATAAATTGGCACATAAGATCAAACCCAATGTAGATTTATTGGGTATGGAGCAAACACGTGCCGCTGCTTTGGAAATAGAAACTTTAGGCAAGAGTGAGGCTAATATGGCCGATATCGAAAGGATTTTCCCAGCGCTCAAAGCGGACATTCATCAAGTAGTAGGGGAACTCAAAACCGATTTTAACTTGTAA
- a CDS encoding fumarylacetoacetate hydrolase family protein: MKIICIGRNYAEHIKELQNERPAEPVVFIKPDSAVLPKEQDFYIPDFSKDIHYEVEVLVKIKRVGKHISEKFAPTYYDEIGLGIDFTARDLQSQLKEKGLPWEKAKGFDGAAVIGKWLPKSKFEDLNNLNFKLLKNNEVVQDGNTSFMLWKIDEIIAYVSTFFMLKKGDIIFTGTPAGVGKVSANDYLSGTLEGEELFSLNIK, translated from the coding sequence ATGAAAATTATCTGTATTGGCAGAAACTATGCCGAACATATCAAAGAACTTCAAAACGAGCGGCCGGCCGAACCGGTAGTCTTTATTAAACCGGATTCTGCAGTTTTACCAAAAGAACAGGATTTTTATATTCCAGATTTTTCCAAGGATATTCACTACGAAGTTGAGGTCCTTGTAAAGATAAAGAGGGTAGGGAAGCACATCAGTGAAAAATTCGCACCGACATATTATGACGAAATAGGTCTTGGTATCGATTTTACCGCTAGGGATTTACAATCTCAGCTAAAGGAAAAAGGATTGCCATGGGAAAAGGCCAAAGGGTTTGATGGTGCTGCGGTAATTGGAAAATGGTTGCCTAAATCCAAATTTGAGGACCTTAACAATTTGAATTTTAAATTACTAAAAAACAATGAGGTCGTGCAGGACGGAAATACCAGTTTTATGCTGTGGAAAATAGATGAAATAATAGCTTATGTCTCCACATTCTTTATGCTTAAAAAAGGAGATATTATATTTACGGGTACGCCGGCGGGAGTTGGCAAAGTAAGTGCAAATGATTACCTTTCGGGGACGCTGGAGGGCGAGGAACTTTTTTCTTTAAATATCAAATAA
- a CDS encoding 3'-5' exonuclease — translation MELKLTRPICFFDLETTGTNVAKDRIVEISILKIFPNGNKESKTWLVNPEMTIPDEVIAIHGISNEKVANEPTFKELSKEIYSMIKDSDLGGFNSDRFDIPLLAEELLRSDIDFDMKNTVSVDVQTIFHKMEKRTLEAAYKFYCDKDLTDAHSAKADTNATYEVLLSQLDRYPELENNIRKLSEFSRRKQSVDFAGFIALNKEGEEIFSFGKHKGKKVHDVLEQEPGYFGWILNADFPLYTKKILTQIKLSKLNNKLS, via the coding sequence ATGGAGTTAAAACTTACCCGTCCTATTTGTTTTTTTGACCTGGAGACCACAGGAACCAATGTGGCAAAGGACCGTATTGTAGAAATATCAATTTTAAAGATTTTCCCCAACGGGAATAAAGAAAGTAAAACATGGTTGGTGAATCCGGAAATGACCATCCCTGATGAGGTAATCGCCATTCACGGTATCAGTAACGAAAAGGTGGCCAATGAACCTACTTTTAAGGAGCTATCAAAGGAAATTTATTCGATGATAAAGGATAGTGACTTGGGCGGATTTAATTCGGACCGTTTTGATATTCCATTATTGGCCGAGGAGCTTTTGCGATCGGACATAGATTTTGATATGAAAAACACCGTTTCGGTTGATGTGCAGACAATTTTCCATAAAATGGAGAAACGGACTCTGGAAGCGGCCTATAAATTTTATTGCGATAAGGATTTGACCGATGCCCACAGTGCCAAGGCCGATACCAACGCCACATACGAAGTACTTCTTTCACAATTAGATCGTTATCCGGAACTGGAAAATAATATTAGGAAGCTTTCTGAATTTTCCAGAAGAAAGCAATCCGTTGATTTTGCGGGTTTTATTGCCTTGAACAAAGAAGGGGAAGAGATTTTCTCTTTTGGTAAGCATAAAGGCAAAAAGGTTCATGATGTGCTGGAGCAGGAACCTGGTTACTTTGGTTGGATTTTAAATGCCGATTTTCCCCTGTACACCAAAAAAATATTGACCCAAATTAAGTTGAGTAAACTCAATAACAAGCTTAGCTAG
- a CDS encoding DUF481 domain-containing protein, translated as MDCNCEKSYIRQNIPFVNHVRDQSLANVQLFIYDVANGSGGRTYLLDFKGAKDYEGILGKLSYETTPTMTSDEVRKGLVVKIKSGLLKYILESELAEDISYTINQDGTGDIQEINFEDPWNNWIFEIYGEADLSKESSRNRFEYEVGFESDRVTEKWRIRADLELNQATSRFEQNNETFKSERLRYSAEGSIVRSLSDHWSTGIFAQARHNTFTNLDFSTSISPALEYNIFPYREVLQREIVFAYRIGYFYNDYIDTTILGKDSEGIFNHSLDIQLRYRQPWGNIYTRLRGSTFLEDFNKNRIQLFGRLSVRIFKGLAVTFSGNFEVIRDQINLPAGDASIEDVLLQQKQIATDFELGFRVGLSYTFGSAFNNIINNRL; from the coding sequence TTGGATTGTAACTGTGAGAAAAGCTACATACGACAAAACATTCCTTTTGTTAATCATGTAAGGGACCAATCACTTGCCAATGTTCAACTTTTTATTTATGATGTAGCCAACGGTAGCGGGGGGCGTACATATCTTTTGGATTTTAAAGGTGCAAAAGACTACGAAGGTATCCTTGGAAAACTTTCCTATGAAACTACGCCAACAATGACTTCGGATGAAGTCAGAAAGGGGCTGGTCGTTAAGATAAAGTCTGGCCTTTTAAAATATATTTTGGAGTCAGAGCTGGCAGAGGATATTAGTTACACCATTAATCAAGATGGCACTGGAGATATTCAAGAGATTAATTTTGAGGATCCTTGGAATAATTGGATTTTCGAAATTTATGGTGAGGCGGATTTATCCAAGGAATCCAGCAGAAACAGATTTGAGTATGAGGTAGGTTTCGAAAGTGATAGGGTAACTGAAAAATGGCGGATTCGGGCTGATTTGGAACTGAACCAAGCTACCAGTCGTTTTGAGCAAAACAATGAAACGTTTAAAAGTGAAAGACTCCGTTACTCTGCTGAAGGTAGTATTGTGCGTAGTCTAAGTGATCATTGGTCAACGGGGATTTTCGCTCAGGCAAGGCACAATACCTTTACGAACCTTGATTTTTCTACCTCAATAAGTCCTGCCTTGGAATACAATATTTTCCCGTACCGTGAGGTTTTACAACGTGAAATCGTTTTTGCCTATCGTATCGGTTACTTTTATAACGATTATATAGATACCACAATTCTGGGTAAGGATAGTGAAGGTATTTTCAATCACTCCTTGGATATCCAATTGCGTTACAGGCAGCCTTGGGGTAATATCTATACCAGACTTAGGGGCTCAACTTTTCTAGAGGATTTCAATAAGAATAGGATTCAACTTTTCGGCCGTCTATCGGTACGCATCTTTAAAGGTTTAGCCGTAACGTTTTCTGGAAATTTTGAGGTTATCAGGGATCAAATTAACCTACCGGCGGGAGACGCCTCTATTGAGGACGTGCTTTTACAGCAAAAACAAATCGCGACGGATTTTGAACTTGGCTTTAGGGTCGGGTTGAGTTACACTTTTGGATCCGCCTTCAACAACATCATCAATAATAGACTCTAA
- a CDS encoding dihydrolipoamide acetyltransferase family protein produces MSKFELKLPRMGESVAEATLTSWLKEVGDTIEMDEAIFEIATDKVDSEVPSEVEGVLLEKCYNVDDVIKVGDTVAIIQVNGEENSSGAAAEVSDESTEEEMVAVAESTLIKAKETIESPRTDFSSSDRFYSPLVKNIAKEEGISLEELEAIEGSGKDGRVSKNDILAYVENRGDKKEVAVKEPTQNASPITKAPSAITSETTKQQTVAPKTSTGDEVIAMTRMGKLIAKHMTDSVATSAHVQSFIEVDVTNIVNWRAKKKNAFEAQEGEKLTYTPIFMEAVAKALKKYPMMNITVDGDNVIKKKNINIGMAAALPDGNLIVPVIKNADQLNLVGMAKVVNDLAERSRNNVLKPDEVQDGTYTVTNVGTFGSVFGTPIINQPQVGILALGAIRKIPSVIETEEGDFIGIRSKMYLSHSYDHRVVNGALGSMFAKAVADYLEAWDVNREI; encoded by the coding sequence ATGTCAAAATTTGAATTGAAACTACCACGAATGGGAGAGAGCGTTGCGGAAGCAACTTTGACCTCTTGGTTGAAGGAAGTTGGAGATACGATTGAAATGGACGAGGCAATCTTTGAGATAGCCACGGACAAGGTAGATAGTGAGGTGCCAAGTGAAGTGGAAGGAGTCTTATTGGAAAAATGCTATAATGTCGATGATGTTATTAAAGTGGGAGATACGGTAGCGATAATCCAGGTAAACGGAGAGGAAAATTCGTCCGGTGCAGCTGCTGAGGTTTCAGATGAAAGTACCGAAGAAGAGATGGTTGCAGTAGCAGAATCTACTTTAATAAAAGCTAAGGAAACGATTGAAAGTCCTAGAACTGATTTTTCAAGTTCTGATAGGTTTTATTCGCCCTTGGTAAAAAATATAGCCAAAGAGGAAGGGATTTCCCTAGAAGAACTGGAGGCCATAGAAGGCTCCGGTAAGGATGGCAGGGTAAGCAAAAATGATATTTTGGCCTATGTGGAAAATAGGGGAGATAAAAAGGAGGTTGCAGTAAAAGAACCTACTCAAAATGCGTCACCGATAACTAAAGCTCCATCAGCGATCACTTCAGAAACTACTAAGCAGCAAACGGTTGCCCCAAAAACTTCTACTGGTGATGAGGTCATTGCCATGACCCGTATGGGTAAACTTATCGCCAAACACATGACGGACAGTGTAGCCACATCGGCGCATGTGCAGAGCTTCATAGAAGTTGACGTAACCAATATTGTAAATTGGCGTGCCAAAAAGAAAAACGCTTTTGAAGCGCAAGAGGGTGAGAAACTCACCTACACACCTATTTTTATGGAAGCTGTTGCGAAGGCATTGAAAAAATACCCCATGATGAATATTACGGTAGATGGGGACAATGTGATTAAAAAGAAGAACATCAATATTGGGATGGCCGCAGCGCTTCCGGACGGAAATCTTATAGTACCGGTAATCAAGAACGCCGACCAATTGAATTTGGTAGGTATGGCCAAAGTGGTTAACGACCTAGCGGAACGCTCCAGAAATAATGTCTTAAAACCGGACGAGGTTCAGGATGGCACTTACACCGTCACCAACGTGGGAACTTTCGGTAGTGTATTCGGTACACCAATAATTAACCAGCCACAGGTAGGTATTTTAGCTTTGGGGGCCATACGAAAAATACCCTCCGTTATTGAAACTGAAGAGGGGGATTTCATCGGTATCCGCAGTAAAATGTACCTTTCCCATAGTTATGACCATCGCGTTGTAAACGGAGCCTTGGGAAGTATGTTTGCCAAAGCGGTAGCGGATTATTTAGAGGCTTGGGACGTTAATAGGGAAATATAA
- the recR gene encoding recombination mediator RecR encodes MDFSSKLLENAVYEMSQLPGIGKRTALRLVLHLLKQPERQTSELANALQQLRERIIFCKNCHNISDTEVCEICANPKRDASLVCVVEDIRDVMAIENTGQYRGLYHVLGGKISPMEGIGPQDLNITSLVEKVREGEIIELIFALSSTMEGDTTNFYIFKQIEGLEVRTSTIARGIAVGDELEFADEVTLGRSILNRVPFEGSLKSN; translated from the coding sequence ATGGATTTCTCTTCTAAATTATTGGAAAACGCAGTTTATGAAATGTCACAATTACCAGGAATAGGTAAGCGGACCGCGCTACGTTTGGTACTACATCTTTTAAAGCAACCTGAACGCCAGACCTCCGAACTGGCAAATGCATTGCAACAACTAAGGGAGCGAATCATTTTCTGTAAAAACTGTCACAATATTTCAGATACTGAAGTTTGTGAAATCTGCGCCAACCCCAAACGGGATGCATCCTTGGTCTGCGTGGTCGAGGATATACGTGACGTTATGGCCATAGAAAATACGGGTCAGTACCGTGGGCTTTACCATGTTTTGGGCGGTAAAATATCCCCGATGGAAGGAATAGGGCCACAGGATTTGAATATTACATCGCTTGTGGAGAAAGTTAGGGAAGGGGAAATAATCGAATTGATTTTTGCCTTAAGCTCTACAATGGAAGGGGATACCACCAACTTCTATATCTTTAAACAGATTGAGGGTCTAGAGGTGCGCACTTCTACCATAGCAAGGGGAATTGCAGTCGGGGATGAATTGGAATTCGCGGATGAGGTGACCTTGGGTAGGAGCATTTTGAACAGGGTACCTTTTGAAGGTTCCTTAAAGTCAAACTGA
- a CDS encoding sodium:solute symporter, whose product MTASHILFLIGGYFVLLLLISYFTGKNDSNEDFFKAGKQSPWYLVAFGMVGASLSGVTFISVPGWVEASQFSYMQVVFGYFLGYLITAYVLLPIYYKQNVTSIYEYLDDRFGLVSYKVGAISFFVSRVLGAAFRLFLVAIVLQQFVFDAWNVPFEVTVTLSILLIWIYTFRGGIKTIVWTDTLQTLFMLISVGLSIYFILHELDWSFGEFLASSELEEYSKVWVTDDFFAKNNMVKSFLGGMFVTICMTGLDQDMMQKNLTCRNLKDAQKNMVSFSIVLVAVTFVFMLLGALLFIYADANNISLPMMDGKPKSDLLFPEIALNNELGIVVAVTFMLGLIAAAYSSADSALTSLTTSFCVDFLGTGKKTEAVAKRTRQYTHVGMSLLLILVVISFKYILDRNVIDGLLTVASYTYGPLLGLFSFGIFTKYTVKDKYVWLVALLSVLIIVALAKIPAEILGGYIFGYELLPLNGLLTFIGLWLIRNKNTKT is encoded by the coding sequence ATGACGGCATCGCATATATTGTTCCTCATTGGTGGGTATTTTGTCCTGCTTTTGCTTATTTCCTATTTTACAGGAAAGAACGATTCCAACGAGGATTTCTTTAAGGCCGGCAAGCAATCCCCATGGTATTTGGTGGCATTTGGAATGGTCGGCGCTTCACTCTCTGGAGTTACCTTCATCTCTGTTCCCGGTTGGGTAGAGGCCTCCCAGTTCAGCTATATGCAAGTGGTCTTTGGATACTTCCTAGGCTACCTCATTACTGCCTATGTGCTGTTACCCATTTACTACAAACAAAACGTGACTTCCATCTACGAATATCTTGATGACCGCTTTGGGTTGGTTAGCTATAAAGTAGGCGCTATTTCTTTCTTCGTTTCTAGAGTTTTAGGCGCCGCTTTTAGGCTCTTTTTGGTAGCTATTGTGCTGCAGCAGTTTGTTTTTGATGCATGGAACGTCCCTTTTGAAGTTACGGTAACCCTATCCATTTTACTTATTTGGATCTATACCTTTAGAGGCGGGATTAAAACCATTGTTTGGACAGATACGCTCCAGACTTTGTTCATGTTGATATCCGTAGGCCTGTCCATCTATTTTATTTTACATGAATTGGATTGGAGTTTTGGTGAATTTCTTGCGTCATCGGAATTGGAAGAATACAGCAAGGTTTGGGTCACCGATGATTTCTTTGCAAAAAACAACATGGTAAAATCCTTTTTAGGCGGCATGTTTGTCACTATTTGCATGACAGGGTTGGATCAGGACATGATGCAGAAAAATTTGACCTGTCGCAATCTTAAGGATGCCCAAAAGAATATGGTCAGTTTCAGTATTGTACTGGTGGCCGTCACCTTTGTATTTATGCTTCTGGGAGCGCTTTTGTTTATTTATGCCGATGCAAATAATATTTCACTGCCCATGATGGACGGTAAACCGAAATCAGATCTCTTATTCCCAGAGATAGCCTTGAATAACGAATTGGGCATTGTAGTTGCCGTTACCTTCATGTTAGGATTAATTGCGGCGGCCTATAGTAGTGCCGATAGCGCATTGACCTCTTTAACCACGTCCTTTTGCGTAGATTTCCTGGGTACTGGAAAAAAGACCGAAGCGGTAGCCAAACGAACACGCCAATATACCCATGTTGGAATGAGCCTTTTACTCATATTGGTCGTCATCTCCTTCAAATACATTCTGGACCGTAATGTTATTGATGGATTACTCACCGTAGCTTCCTATACATATGGGCCTTTGCTTGGACTATTTTCCTTTGGTATATTCACCAAATACACGGTAAAAGACAAGTATGTATGGTTGGTGGCCTTACTATCTGTGCTAATTATTGTGGCATTGGCCAAAATTCCCGCCGAGATTTTAGGAGGGTATATTTTTGGATATGAGTTGTTACCCTTAAATGGTCTACTGACCTTTATTGGACTTTGGTTAATTAGGAATAAAAACACTAAAACTTAA
- a CDS encoding DUF4287 domain-containing protein, protein MDKALQTMIDNMPEKTGKSLEEWKTVLKTKSFAKHSEAVNFLKKQYQVTHGFANTIVSLSKEENESPADLISNQYKGKEELLPIYESIVETVKNFGKDVKITPKKTTVSLIRNKQFALIKPATNTRIDLGLKLKDKPVTERLDDSGPFGTMCTHRVKLSNVSEVDEELKDWLKEAYSKAE, encoded by the coding sequence ATGGACAAGGCACTTCAGACAATGATTGACAATATGCCTGAAAAAACAGGTAAGTCTTTAGAAGAATGGAAAACAGTATTAAAAACAAAATCTTTCGCCAAACATTCCGAAGCCGTAAATTTTCTTAAAAAGCAGTATCAAGTCACCCACGGATTCGCAAATACCATAGTTTCACTGTCCAAAGAGGAAAATGAATCTCCCGCTGACTTGATTTCAAATCAATACAAGGGTAAGGAGGAGCTTTTGCCCATCTATGAAAGTATAGTGGAGACCGTTAAAAATTTTGGAAAGGATGTAAAGATTACTCCAAAGAAAACGACGGTAAGCCTAATCAGAAACAAACAGTTTGCTCTTATCAAACCAGCCACCAATACCAGAATAGATTTGGGTTTAAAATTAAAGGATAAACCGGTAACCGAACGACTTGACGATTCCGGTCCTTTTGGAACCATGTGCACACATAGGGTAAAACTTTCTAACGTTTCGGAAGTAGATGAGGAATTAAAGGATTGGTTAAAAGAAGCTTATTCAAAAGCGGAATGA
- a CDS encoding CoA-binding protein, with translation MKKTLVFGASLKPNRYSNLAIKRLRGNGITTEAFGLRPGKISDIQVSINLDQFQDIHTVTLYLNPKRQEQYYEAIIDMNPKRVIFNPGTENPEFYRRLKENGITVEVACTLVLLSTGQY, from the coding sequence ATGAAAAAAACCCTTGTTTTTGGTGCATCCTTGAAACCAAATCGTTACAGTAATTTGGCTATTAAAAGACTTCGGGGTAATGGAATAACAACTGAGGCTTTCGGATTAAGACCAGGGAAGATTTCAGATATTCAAGTTAGCATTAATTTAGACCAATTCCAAGATATTCATACCGTAACATTATATCTGAACCCTAAAAGGCAAGAGCAATACTACGAGGCGATAATCGATATGAACCCGAAGCGGGTCATTTTCAACCCAGGAACCGAGAATCCAGAATTTTACCGACGATTAAAAGAAAACGGGATTACCGTAGAGGTCGCCTGTACGCTAGTTTTACTGTCAACCGGACAGTATTGA